A single Actinomadura algeriensis DNA region contains:
- a CDS encoding DUF72 domain-containing protein: MRIGTSGWQYTDWRGPLYPPGLAQRHWLRHYAASFTTVENNNAFYRLPARTTFERWRDATPDGFVMAVKASRYLTHMKRLNDPAEPVARLMDAAAGLGTRLGPILLQLPPTLQAAPERLDACLREFPRHVRVAVEPRHPTWWTGDVRAVLEHHHAALCWADRLGRPLTPLWRTTDWTYLRLHEGPARPWPDYDDAALTAWIPELTGDAYVYFNNDPNGAAVRNARRLAELTAAPRTRR, translated from the coding sequence ATGCGCATCGGTACCTCGGGCTGGCAGTACACCGACTGGCGCGGCCCCCTCTACCCGCCCGGCCTCGCCCAGCGCCACTGGCTCCGCCACTACGCCGCGTCCTTCACCACCGTCGAGAACAACAACGCCTTCTACCGCCTGCCCGCCCGCACCACCTTCGAACGATGGCGCGACGCCACGCCCGACGGGTTCGTCATGGCGGTCAAGGCGAGCCGCTACCTCACCCACATGAAACGCCTCAACGACCCGGCCGAACCCGTCGCCCGCCTCATGGACGCCGCCGCCGGCCTCGGCACCCGCCTCGGCCCGATCCTGCTGCAGCTACCGCCCACCCTCCAGGCCGCCCCCGAACGCCTCGACGCCTGCCTGCGGGAATTCCCCCGGCACGTCCGCGTCGCCGTCGAACCGCGCCACCCCACCTGGTGGACCGGCGACGTCCGCGCCGTCCTCGAGCACCACCACGCCGCCCTGTGCTGGGCCGACCGCCTGGGCCGCCCCCTCACGCCCCTCTGGCGCACCACCGACTGGACCTACCTCCGTCTCCACGAAGGCCCCGCCCGGCCCTGGCCCGACTACGACGACGCCGCCCTCACCGCCTGGATCCCCGAACTCACCGGCGACGCCTACGTCTACTTCAACAACGACCCCAACGGCGCCGCCGTCCGCAACGCGCGCCGCCTCGCCGAGCTCACCGCGGCGCCCCGGACGAGACGATGA
- a CDS encoding MFS transporter → MYPVYAVLFADSGLSPAEISSLFVIWSVTTFLLELPSGLWADVFSRRLLLVTAPLLAGAGFGLWAFVPSYPAFAAGFVLWGAGSALRSGALQALVYEGLEQVGAPEAYARLIGRSEAVSLLAVVAASGVAAPVLAVGGYRALGVASVVVCVLGAVAGWALPESRGGGDVEEEGAFAGVVREGWRQVREVPGVRGAVVLSVVLTGVTSLDEYVPLVVRSMGVAAVWVPLLVLVVTVGDAVGGWFAGRGAGRLPVVLGAGAVCLAAGSLGGSPAGLVLVAVAFGVFRWAMAAADARLQERISGGARATVTSLAGFGSEVVAVLAFAGWALGSRWAGAGVLLGAAAVPYAVVAVVLGVCGRRRGVHREL, encoded by the coding sequence CTGTACCCGGTGTACGCGGTGCTGTTCGCCGATTCCGGGTTGTCCCCTGCCGAAATTTCGTCGCTGTTCGTGATCTGGTCGGTCACGACGTTCCTTCTCGAGCTGCCGTCCGGTCTGTGGGCGGACGTGTTCTCGCGCCGGTTGCTGTTGGTGACCGCTCCCCTGCTGGCCGGTGCGGGTTTCGGCCTGTGGGCTTTCGTCCCGTCGTATCCGGCGTTCGCGGCCGGTTTCGTGTTGTGGGGCGCGGGTTCGGCGCTGCGTTCGGGCGCGCTGCAGGCGCTGGTGTACGAGGGGTTGGAGCAGGTCGGGGCGCCGGAGGCGTATGCGCGTCTGATCGGGCGGTCGGAGGCGGTGTCGCTGCTGGCGGTGGTCGCGGCGTCGGGGGTGGCGGCGCCGGTGCTGGCGGTGGGCGGTTACCGGGCGCTGGGCGTGGCGAGCGTGGTGGTGTGCGTGCTGGGTGCGGTGGCGGGGTGGGCGCTGCCGGAGTCGCGGGGCGGCGGCGACGTGGAGGAGGAGGGGGCGTTCGCCGGAGTGGTGCGGGAGGGGTGGCGGCAGGTCCGGGAGGTGCCGGGCGTCCGGGGTGCGGTGGTGCTGTCGGTGGTGCTGACGGGGGTGACGTCGCTGGACGAGTACGTGCCGTTGGTGGTGCGGTCGATGGGGGTGGCGGCGGTGTGGGTGCCGCTGCTGGTGCTGGTGGTGACGGTGGGCGACGCGGTCGGGGGTTGGTTCGCGGGGCGCGGTGCCGGGCGGTTGCCGGTGGTGCTGGGTGCGGGGGCGGTGTGCCTGGCGGCGGGGTCGCTGGGCGGGAGTCCGGCGGGGCTGGTGCTGGTGGCGGTGGCGTTCGGGGTGTTCCGCTGGGCGATGGCGGCGGCGGACGCGCGGTTGCAGGAGCGGATCTCGGGCGGGGCGCGGGCGACGGTGACGTCGTTGGCGGGGTTCGGGTCGGAGGTGGTCGCGGTGCTGGCGTTCGCGGGGTGGGCGCTGGGGTCGCGGTGGGCGGGCGCGGGGGTGCTGTTGGGGGCGGCGGCGGTGCCGTACGCGGTGGTGGCGGTCGTGCTGGGGGTGTGCGGGCGGCGGCGCGGCGTACATCGGGAGTTGTAG
- a CDS encoding cytochrome ubiquinol oxidase subunit I, whose product MFVALTLGLATLVALMQTVATLRGGGRGDAVSARMVRFWGQLYVINYAVGIVTGLVMELQLGLNWAGMSRVTGGVFGAPLALETIGAFFVESTFLGLWIFGWDRLNRWVHLGAIWVVTVTAYASAYFVLVANGWMQRPVGFELVGGEARLTDVGALLTNPAALLAFGHVVFGGLLTAGFFVAGVSGWHLLRRTAEVAFFRRSMRVGLVTVLVALYPVVMFGGVQFAYLQPTKLGGGDAEAAVADFTARFGPDDYMAPGLAGAGEAVMVMMWSLMHLVAIVALVKVWFGRWLVRGRVFHVLMVVSVPLPYAAMLAGWVFREVGRQPWAVYGVVKTEDALSDVGSGTLAVSFVVFAVLFAVLVAVNAWLLVRFARRGPEGASLGAAPPAEPAAVMAPTF is encoded by the coding sequence CTGTTCGTCGCGTTGACGTTGGGGTTGGCGACGCTGGTGGCGTTGATGCAGACGGTCGCGACGCTGCGGGGCGGCGGGCGAGGCGATGCGGTGTCCGCGCGGATGGTGCGGTTCTGGGGGCAGCTGTATGTGATCAATTACGCGGTGGGGATCGTCACCGGGCTGGTGATGGAGCTGCAGCTGGGGTTGAACTGGGCGGGGATGTCGCGGGTGACCGGCGGGGTGTTCGGTGCGCCGCTGGCGTTGGAGACGATCGGGGCGTTCTTCGTCGAGTCGACGTTCCTGGGTTTGTGGATCTTCGGGTGGGACCGGTTGAACCGGTGGGTGCACCTGGGGGCGATCTGGGTGGTGACGGTGACGGCGTACGCGTCGGCGTACTTCGTGCTGGTGGCGAACGGGTGGATGCAGCGGCCGGTGGGGTTCGAGCTGGTCGGTGGTGAGGCGCGGTTGACGGACGTGGGGGCGTTGCTGACGAATCCGGCGGCGTTGCTGGCGTTCGGGCATGTGGTGTTCGGGGGGTTGCTGACGGCGGGGTTCTTCGTGGCGGGGGTGAGCGGCTGGCATCTGTTGCGGCGGACGGCGGAGGTGGCGTTCTTCCGGCGGTCGATGCGGGTGGGGTTGGTGACGGTGCTGGTGGCGTTGTATCCGGTGGTGATGTTCGGCGGGGTGCAGTTCGCGTATCTGCAGCCGACGAAGCTCGGTGGCGGGGACGCGGAGGCGGCGGTGGCGGATTTCACGGCGCGGTTCGGTCCGGACGATTACATGGCGCCGGGGCTGGCGGGGGCGGGTGAGGCGGTCATGGTGATGATGTGGTCGCTGATGCATCTGGTGGCGATCGTGGCGTTGGTGAAGGTGTGGTTCGGGCGGTGGCTGGTGCGGGGGCGTGTCTTCCATGTGCTGATGGTGGTGTCGGTGCCGTTGCCGTATGCGGCGATGCTGGCGGGCTGGGTGTTTCGTGAGGTGGGGCGGCAGCCGTGGGCGGTGTACGGGGTGGTGAAGACCGAGGACGCGCTGTCGGATGTGGGGTCGGGGACGCTGGCGGTGTCGTTCGTGGTGTTCGCGGTGCTGTTCGCGGTGCTGGTGGCGGTGAACGCGTGGTTGCTGGTGCGGTTCGCGCGGCGTGGTCCGGAGGGTGCGTCGTTGGGGGCCGCTCCCCCGGCGGAGCCGGCCGCGGTGATGGCGCCGACGTTCTGA
- a CDS encoding cytochrome d ubiquinol oxidase subunit II, whose translation MEFLAVVLLAVFAGGYLVLAGADIGVGMLLPWLGRGQDERRLVIASFAPFFLANEVWLVASVGLVAGAFPGLEHDLVEALYPVVAVLLVGWVVRDMGLWLRGRVDAVVWRGGCDAAVTAGSWVLALAWGSLLGSLVWSGSGGGLNAGSVLGLPLAVVFAWHGAGFARWRLPVGLAGRAVRLRGRYVVSCAVMAVAPVVAGVRVPWSEVAADETSLALTAVGTVVLLPVLAVGQVLVWWTFRGRVESPSYL comes from the coding sequence ATGGAGTTTCTCGCGGTGGTGTTGCTGGCGGTGTTCGCCGGTGGGTATCTGGTGTTGGCGGGTGCGGACATCGGGGTGGGGATGCTGCTGCCGTGGCTGGGGCGGGGGCAGGACGAGCGGCGGCTGGTGATCGCGTCGTTCGCGCCGTTCTTCCTGGCGAACGAGGTGTGGCTGGTGGCGTCGGTGGGGTTGGTCGCGGGGGCTTTTCCGGGGTTGGAGCACGATCTGGTGGAGGCGCTGTATCCGGTGGTGGCGGTGTTGTTGGTCGGCTGGGTGGTGCGGGACATGGGGTTGTGGTTGCGGGGGCGGGTGGATGCGGTGGTGTGGCGGGGCGGGTGTGATGCGGCGGTGACGGCGGGGAGTTGGGTGCTGGCGCTGGCGTGGGGTTCGTTGCTGGGGTCGTTGGTGTGGTCGGGTTCGGGTGGGGGGTTGAACGCGGGGAGCGTGCTGGGGTTGCCGTTGGCGGTGGTGTTCGCCTGGCATGGTGCGGGGTTCGCGCGGTGGCGGCTGCCGGTGGGGCTGGCGGGGCGGGCGGTGCGGTTGCGGGGCCGGTATGTGGTGTCTTGTGCGGTGATGGCGGTGGCGCCGGTGGTGGCGGGTGTGCGGGTGCCGTGGTCGGAGGTGGCGGCGGACGAGACGTCGCTGGCGTTGACGGCGGTGGGGACGGTGGTGCTGTTGCCGGTGCTCGCGGTGGGTCAGGTGCTGGTGTGGTGGACGTTCCGGGGGCGGGTGGAGTCCCCGTCTTATCTGTGA